GCCGCGACCATGGCCTGTACGCTGCTGTCGTTCTACCTGGTGGAGAACCCGATCCGGCGCCGGTCGATCCGGATCCCGAGGCCGGTCGTGACCACGCCGGTGGTGATGGCCGGGGTCGTCGCCGTGGCGATATTGGCGACGAGCACCCAGGCGTCCAGCGCCCGCAGCCCCGCGGACCTGGAGAAGCTCGCCGCGAGCGTCCAGGCGGGTGGGGCGCTGCCCACGGCGGCGCCCGACGCGCAGGGAAACCGGCCGCTGCGGATGCTCATCGCCGGCGACTCGCTGGCGACGACGCTGATCGGCAGCCAGTTCGGCGAGGTGGCGGCGTCGATGAACGTGCAGCTCGCGGACGCCTCCATGCTCGGCTGCGGGGTGGCCCGGCTGCCGACCAGGAAGCTGGACGGCAAGCCCGGGCCGACGACGATCGGCTGTGACCAGTGGCCGGCACGGTTCACCAAGCGGGTGAACGAGGTCCATCCGGACATCGCGGCGCTGCTGATCGGCCGCTGGGAGGTCACCGACCAGCTGCTGGACGGCGACTGGAGCCACGTCGGCGAGCCGAAGTTCGACGCCTACCTCGCCGCCCAGCTGGACCTGGCCATCACCACGCTGTCCGCGGGCGGCGCGAAGGTGGTGTTGTTCACCACACCCGCGGTCGCCGCCCGGGAGGGGCCGGATGGGTCGCAGTACCCGGAGACGAGGCCGGAACGAGTGGCAAGGTTCAACCAGCTGCTGCGCGCCGCGGCCGACCGGCATCGGGGTGTGGCGACCATCTCGGATCTCAACGGCGTACTCACGCCGGGTAATCGCTACACCGATCACGTGAACGGCATCCTCACCCGGGACGACGGCGTGCACATTACTGCCCCAGGTGGGCGAATCGTTGGTCAGGCGTTGCTTCCCGCGATTGTTGGGCTGGTTCGTCCGACAGGCGCGGATCGTGCCCCCGTGGGGACGACCACGTCCCCCGGCTGACCTGCGTGCATTACCGAACGCTAATCTTTCGACGGCAGCGTGCCGCACACAGACGGGAGGGTGATCGTGCCCCGCGCGCTCATTACAGGGATCACCGGCCAGGATGGTCTGTATCTGGGAGAGCTGCTCACGGCCAAGGGCTATGAGGTGTTTGGACTGGTCAGGGGCCAGTCCAACCCGAAGGTGGCCACGGTCGAGCGGATCATTCCGGGCGTCCAGCTCCTGGAGGGCGACCTCACCGACCTGTCCTCGCTGATCGGCGCGGTGGAGATCTCCCAGCCTGACGAGGTGTACAACCTCGGCGCCATCTCGTTCGTCGGACTGTCCTGGAAACAGGCTGAGCTGACCGGCGAGACGACCGGGATGGGTGTGTTGCGTATCCTCGAGGCGCTGCGGATCACCGCCGGCAGCGACGTCTCCCGGATGCGCTTCTACCAGGCGAGCTCATCCGAGATGTTCGGCAAGGTCCGCGAGACGCCGCAGCGGGAGACCACACCGTTCCACCCGCGCTCTCCCTATGGCGTCGCCAAGACCTTCGGGCATTACCTGACCGTCAACTACCGCGAGTCGTACGACATGTTCGCCTGCTCGGGGATGCTGTTCAACCACGAGTCGCCGCGCCGCGGAATCGAGTTCGTCACCCGGAAGGTGACCCGGGCCGTCGCCCGGATCGCGCTCGGGCTGCAGGACTCGATCACCCTGGGCAACCTCGAGTCCCGCCGGGACTGGGGCTTCGCCGGTGACTACGTCGACGCGATGTGGCGGATGCTCCAGCAGGACGAGCCGGACGACTTCGTCATCGCGACCGGGGAGACGCACTCCATCCGCGAGCTGCTGCAGGCCGCGTTCGCCCGGGTCGGCATCGACGACTGGGAGCCCTACGTCAAGCAGGACCCGCGGTTCTTCCGTCCGGCCGAGGTCGACCTGCTGGTCGGTGACCCGTCGAAGGCCATGGACAAGCTGGGCTGGAAGCCGACGGTCACCTTCACCGCCCTCGTCGACATGATGGTGGACGCGGACCTCGCGCTGGAGCGGGAGACCGCGGGGCAGGCGCTGACGATTCGGTGACCGGTCCTCGGTTCGGCGCGACCACCCCGGCCCACGGCCGTGCCTGGGTGGGACGCCGTGCACCGACGGCAGCATCTGCGGCAGCGCCGGCCGCGCTACCGGATACACCGGGAGCGCGGCCGGCTACACCGCGTGACAGTAACAGTATGTCACGGCGTCCCTACGTTCCCCCGCGCGCGACACCGACGCCCCGTCCGGCGAGCCAGGGCGGCCCCGCCGGCCTGTTCTCGGCCGGGCGGGACGCGGCGGTCCCGGTGGACTGGGCCAAGCCGACGAGCGACGCCCTCGTCCCGCCCGGGCCGGCCGAGGGCCCGTCCGCGCCGGACGCGGAATCCAGGTCGACCACGACCACGGCCCCGGCCCCGGCCCCGGCCGCCGCCCCGCCGGCCACCGCGCCTCCTGTCGCCGCCGTGCCTCCGGTCGCNNNNNNNNNNNNNNNNNNNNNNNNNNNNNNNNNNNNNNNNNNNNNNNNNNNNNNNNNNNNNNNNNNNNNNNNNNNNNNNNNNNNNNNNNNNNNNNNNNNNGGCCGGCTGCGCTGCGCGGTCCGCGGAGCGACGCCGCTGGCGCTCGCCGGCCTGCTCTCGAACGTCGCGAACCTGGGCGTCACGCTCGTCATCGCGCGCGCGATGAGCACCCGCTCCTACGGAGCGACCGCCCAGCTGTTCGCCCTCTTCATGATCGTTTCCATGCCGGGCAGCGCGTTGCTGGTCGGGGTGGTCCGCCGGGTGACCACCTGGACGCGCACCGGGCGGGCCGACCTGGTCGCCGGCTGGGCGGCTCGGGTGCGCCGCGCCGGCCTGCGGGGCGTGGCCGCGGTCGCCGTGCTGGCACTGGTGGTCCGCGATCCGCTCGCCCACCAGCTGTCGCTGCCGGGGCCGGGCGGGGTCGCCGAGACGCTCACCGCCGGCGCGGCCTGGTGCCTGCTGTGCGTCGACCGCGGGTTGCTGCAGGCGGCCCACCGCTACCGGGAGCTCGCCGCGAACCTGCTGGTCGACGCGGCGGTCAAGGGCGCGGCGACGGTCGGCCTGGTGCTCGCCGGGCTGGGGGCGACGGGCGCCGCCACAGCGGTCCTCCTCGGCGTGCTGGCCGCGCTCGCGCACGCCCGCCGCTCGCTTGGCCGAGCCGAACCCGCCGGCGCGACCGTGGCGGCGAGTGCGGCAGTGGCGGCAGTGGCGGCCGCCGCCGGCGGAACCGCGGCCTCGCCCGGCGGGCGGGAGCGCCGGCTGGCGGCGGAGCTGGGCGCCGCGCTCACGGCGCTGGCCTTCCTCGCCCTGCTGCAGAACGTCGACGTCCTGGTCCAGGGCCGGCTCTCGCCCGGCGAGTCCGGCCAGTACGCGGCCGTGTCCGTCACCTGCAAGGTGCTGATGTTCGGGGCCGTGGTGCTCGCCGGCTTCCTGCTGCCGGAGGCGGCCGACCGCCGCCACCAGGGCGAGCACGCCCTGCACCAGCTCGGCGCGACGCTGGCGATCCTCGCGCTGCCGGCCGCCGCGCTCCTCGCGGCCGCGTCCGCAGCGCCCGCGACCCTCTTGTCCCTGGCCTTCGGGCCCCGCTTCACCGACGCCTCCGGCGCTCTCCTCCCCCTGGCCGCAGCGATGACCTGTCTCGGAGCAACTGTGCTGTTCACCCACTACCTGCTGGCCCTGGGCTCGCGCGCTGTGCTGGTCGCGCTCGGGCTCACCGCCGCGGCCGCCGTCGGGCTGATCGCCCTGGCCGGCGGGTCGCCGGTCACCACCGCCCGGATGGACCTCGCGGTCCAGGCCGTGCTCGCAACGGTCACCGGGCTGCTCGTCGCCCGCGCGGCCCGCCGGACGATGTCCGCGCCGGGTGCCGGCCGCGCCGCGACGGAGGTGGCGCCCGCATGAGCGCGCTCGACGAAGGCATGGGCCGTTCGGGCATCACCGGGCAGCTGGGCGCCCCCGGGCGCCTCGGCTCGGCTGTGGGACTCGTCGAGCCACGCAAGGCCCCGTGGATCGAGGTGCGCGAGCCCACCCTGGCGGAGCTCGTCGAGCGTTCGGGTGTCCGCCGGGTGCACATGCTCGCCTGGCGTGACCTGGACGACCCGGAGGCCGGCGGCTCCGAGCTGCACGCCGACCAGGTCGCCGCCGCCTGGGCCGCTGCCGGCGTCGACGTGAGCATGCGGACCGCGCACGCCCCCGGCCACCTGGAGACGGCCACCCGCAACGGCTACTCCGTCGTGCGCAAGGCGGGCAGGTACATGGTGTTCCCGCGTTCGGCGATCTCCGGCGCGCTCGGCCACGGCGGCCCCTGGGACGGGCTGGTGGAGATCTGGAACGGCATGCCGTTCTTCTCACCGGTGTGGGCGCCCTGCCCCCGGGTCGTGTTCCTGCACCACGTCCACGGCGAGATGTGGCGGATGGTGCTCAAGCCGCCGCTGGCGAAGATCGGCGAGACGCTGGAGAGCACCATCGCGCCGCCGCTCTACCGGCGCACCCGGATGCTGACGCTGTCCGAGTCGTCCCGCCACGAGATCATCGAGATGCTCGGGCTGCCCCCGGCGAACATCTCCGTCATCCCGCCGGGCATCGACGGGCGCTACGCCCCGCTCGGAGAGCGCTCGCCACACCCGCTGGTCCTGGCGGTCGGCCGGCTGGTGCCGGTGAAGCGGTTCGACCTGCTCATCGACGCGCTGGTCCGGCTGCGCCAGCAGCACCCGACGATGGAGGCGACCATCGTCGGCGAGGGCTACGAGCGCCCGGCGCTGGAGGCCCAGATCCGGGCGGCGAACGCCACCGACTGGCTGAAGCTGGCGGGCCGGGTCGACGACGAGGGCCTGCTCGCGCTCTACCGGCGGGCCTGGGTACTCACCAGCGCGTCGGCCCGCGAGGGCTGGGGCATGACGATCACGGAGGCGGCGGCCTGCGGCACCCCGTCGGTCGCGACGAACATCGCCGGGCACACCGACGCCGTCGCCGACGGGCTGTCCGGTCTGCTCGTCGAGCCGCGTGACCTCGCCGGCGCGCTCGGCCGGGTGCTCGGCGACCAGGAACTGCGCGACCGGCTCGTCGCGGGCGCGCTGGCGCACGCGGCCACGTTCACCTGGGCCAACACCGCCCGCCAGACCTATGCGGCCCTCGTCCAGGAGGCCGCCAAGCACAGCCGCCGCGCGCCCCGCCCCGGCGGTCTCGACCGGCTGCACGGGCCGCTGCGGTGACCTTGACGACGCAGGACCCGGGCGGACCCTCCGGACCCACCGGCCCCGGCGGCGGCGACGCGGCCGGCACCGCGGCCGTCACCACCGACGAAGCCTCCGCGCCCACACCGGCCACGGCCCGGACTTCCCCGATCGCCGACCTCCCAGATCGGCTTCGCCAATCCGGCAGGGACCCTGCCGCCGATCCGGCAGGGACCCCGGAGTCGGCCGGCGCCGCGCCCGGCGCCGACGACCGTCGCGGGTGGCGCGGCTGGCGCCCGCCGCGGCCGTCCTGGGCGACGCTGCTGCTCGCCGCCGTCGCCTACCTGCCGCTGCTGCGCACGTCGCCCGGCCGGATCGGCGCCGACACGAAGGCGTACCTCTACCTCGATCCGGGCCGGCTGCTGCGCCGCGCGGTGTCGATGTGGGACCCGGACGTCGGCATGGGTACCGTCACCCACCAGAACATCGGCTACCTGTTCCCGCAGGGCCTCTGGTACTACGTGCTGGACGTCGTCGGACTGCCGGACTGGGTCGCCCAGCGGCTGTGGACCGGCACCATCCTGTTCGTCGCCGGTGCCGGCGTGCTGTTCCTGTTGCGCTCGTTCGGCTGGCCCGACCGGTACTCGGTCGTCGCCGCGTTCGGCTACATGCTCACGCCGTACTCGCTGGAGTACGAGGCGCGGATCTCCGCGATCCTGCTGCCCTACGCCGGCCTCGGCTGGTTCATCGGGATCACGGTGCGCGGCCTGCGCGAGGCCCGCGAGGGGAAGGGCAGCTGGCGGGGCGCCGACGCGTGGCGATGGCCGGCCGCGTTCGCGCTGGTGGTCACCTCGGTCGGCAGCATCAACGCCTCCAGCCTGATCCTGATCATGCTGGCACCGATCCTGTGGGTGCCGTTCGCGATCTGGGGCACCCGGGAGGCGACGCCGCGCGCCGCCGCCGGCCTCATCGGCCGCGCCGTCATCCTGACGATCCTGGCGAACGCCTGGTGGGTGGCCGGCCTCTACACACAGGCCGGCTACGGCCTGAACGTGCTGGCTTTCACCGAGACGGTCAAGACGGTCGCCAGCAGCTCGCAGGCCTCCGAGGTGCTGCGGGGCCTGGGCAACTGGTTCTTCTACGGCGAGGACGCGCTCGGCCCGTGGATCACCCCCGCGGTCGGCTACACCCAGGCGCTGTGGCTGCTGGCGGTGAGCTTCGCCGTGCCGCTGCTGGGGCTGGCGGCGGCGTCGCTGATCCGCTGGGGCCACCGCGCCTACTTCGTCGGACTGGTCGTGCTGGGCACGACGGTCGCCGTCGGCGTGTACCCGTACGACGACCCGTCGCCGCTCGGCCGGTTCTTCCGCGACTTCGCCGAGGGGTCGACGGCGGGGCTCGCGCTGCGCTCGCTGCCGCGCGCCGCGCCGCTGGTCGTGCTGGGCCTGTCGGTGCTGCTGGCGGGCGCGCTCGCCGCGTTCACCGAGCGGTCGGTGGCGCGTGCCGCGGCCCTGCGCTCCCCTGCCGGCGCCGGCGGGGCGGGCCGCCGCGCGGGGGGCCGCCGGCGCAGGCAGGGGATGACCTTCCGGCCGCGTCCCGGCGCCGTGCTGCCGACCGCCGTGACGGTGGTCGTGCTGGTGCTGCTCGCGCTGGACATGGCACCGCTGTTCCGCGGCCAGTTCCTGGAATCCGGCCTGCAACGGCCGGAGAACGTCCCGGAGTACGAGCAGGCGCTAGCCGACGCGCTGGGCGCCAAGGGCAACGCCACCCGGGTGCTGGAGCTCCCAGGCTCCGACTTCGCCCACTACCGCTGGGGCTCGACGCTCGACTCCGTCACCTACGGCCTGATGGACCGCCCGACGATCCAGCGCGAGCTGGTCCCCTACGGCGAGGCCGGCAGCGTCGACCTGGTCCGCTCGCTCGACCGCCGGCTGCAGGAGGGCGTCTTCGAGACGTCCTCGCTCTACGACGTCGCCCGGCTGATGGGCGTCGGGGACGTCGTGCTGCGCGGTAACAACCAGTACGAGCGTTTCCGCGGCCCGCGGCCCCGGGCCGACTGGGAGCTGTTCACCACGCCGCTGCCGAACGGGCTGGAGAAGCCGACGACGTACGGCCCCCCGGTGAGCGAGACGACGACCATCCCCTACCTCGACGAGATCACCCTCGGCACCGACCCGGCCGTCCCCGACCCGCCGACGCTCGCCGACTTCGCGGTCAAGGACCCGACGCCGATCGTCCGCTCGGCCACCACCGGCCGCCCGCTGCTGGTCAGCGGCAACGGCGAGGCGCTGGTCGACGCGGCCGCCTCCGGCCTGCTGAGCGACGTCATCGACAACAACCGGGCCGTTCTCTACACGGCGGCGCTCGCGGGCGACCCGGACGGGCTGCACCAGGCGCTCGCCGACGGCGCCGAGCTGCTCGTCAGCGACTCCAACCGGCTGCGGGCGGAGCGCTGGACCGGCATCCGGGAGAACTTCGGCTACGTCGAGCAGCCCGGCGTCCCCGCGCTGGCGAAGGACCCGGACGACAACCGGCTGCCGCTGTTCCCGGACCAGGACACCTCCAACCAGACGGTCGCCGTGCTCACCGCCCCGGGTGAGCAGGCCCAGGTCGCGGCGGTGACCGCGTCGAGCTACGGCAACACGTTCGCCTACGGCCCGGCCGACCGCCCGGTGCACGCCATCGACGCCGACCCGACGACGGCGTGGCGGGTCGGCGCGTTCACCGACCCCGCGGGCGAGCGCTGGCAGACGACGCTCGCCGCCCCCACCACCACCGACCACGTCCGGCTGGTGCAACCGCTCACCGGCCCGCGCAACCGGTGGATCACCAAGGTCACGCTGACCTTCGACGGCGGCGCGCCGGTGACGGCCGACCTCATCGACGGTTCGAGGACCGGCCAGGGCCAGGTCATCACCTTCCCGAAGCGGACGTTCAAGACCCTGACGATCCAGGTCGACGCGACCAACTTCGGCAAGCAGAAGAGCTACGACGGCCTGTCCGCGGTCGGGCTCGCCGAGGTGGAGATCCCGAAGGCGGACGGAAAGCCGGCCGTCGCGCAGGACCTGCTGCGGATGCCGACCGACCTGCTCGCCACCGCCGGCCAGGGCTCGCTCGACCACCCGCTGGTGCTGACGATGACGCGGGACCGGGCGAACCCGGCCGAGCCGTTCAAGGAGGACACCGAGTCGACGATCGCGCGGGTGTTCTCCCTGCCGACCGACCGCACGTTCAGCCTGACCGGCACGGCGCGCCTGTCCGCGTACGCCTCGGACGACCTGATCGACAAGCTGCTCGGCCGGCCGGCCGGCCCACCGCTGGTGGACTCGTCGGGCCGGCTGCCCGGCGACATCGAGGCGCGCGGCTCGGCCGCCTTCGACGGTGACACCGCCACCGCCTGGTCGCCGGGCTTCGGCGACCAGACCGGCAACTGGCTGCAGCTGACATCGCTGGACGACGTCACCCTGTCGACGGCGAAGGTCACCCTGGTGACCGATGGGCGGCACTCGGTCCCGACGAGGCTCGGCGTCGAGGTCGACGGCCAGCGGGCCGGCACGGTCGACGTGCCGCCGGTCGCCGACGCGACGGGCCAGCGGGGCGCCACCACCACGGTGACGCTGCCGCTGCCGGTGGGCCAGGGCCACCAGATCCGCTTCGTCGTCGACGCGGTCCGCCCGGTGACGACGACGGACACGATCTCCGGCTCGACCCTGACCATGCCCGTCGGCATCGCGGAGATCGAGCTGCCGGGCGTGTCCGGCACGGGCCAGACCGCGTCGAACGCCCAGCTGCCGGCCGACTTCACCTCGGACTGCCGGACCGACCTGCTGACCGTCGACGGTCAGCCGGTCGGCGTGCGGATCAACGGCACGACCAAGGACGCGTCCGGCCGGCTCGGCCTGGACCTGCGCACCTGCGGCACCCCGGTGCACCTGACCGCCGGTGACCATGTGGTGCGCACCGCGAACGGGGCGAAGACCGGGATCGACCTGGACCGGCTGGTCCTCGCCTCCGACATGGGTGGCACCACCTGGCCGGACGCGACGTCGATCAACGCTCTGGACACCTCCCGCGAGCAGCGCACGGCCGACCTCGCGGCCCGGTCGGGCACCGCGGCCGGCGCCGCCGCCCCGGCGGCGCCGGCGGTGAAGGTGGAGGTCGCGGGGGCGACGACGGTCGTCCTCACGGTCACCGGCGCCAAGCCGGGCACGCCGTTCTGGCTGGTGCTGGGGCAGAGCCTCTCCCCCGGATGGCACGGCAAGATCGACGAGAACACCGACATCGGCTCGCCCCAGCTCGTCGACGCCTATGCCAACGGCTGGCGGATCGACCCGACGTCGGAGAGCTTCAAGGTCCAGCTCACTTGGACGCCGCAGCGGGTGGTCTTCGCCGCGCTGACCGTCTCCGTCGTGACCGTGGTGCTGTGCCTGGCGCTGCTCGGGGTGACGGGCCGGCGGCGGCGCAGGGCCGGCTGGCCCGGGCCCGTCCGCGACCTCCCGCTGCTGGACCGGCCGTTCGCCGCCACGCCGCGGCTGCCGCTGGGCCAGGTGGTCCTGCTGGTCCTGGCGACGGCGGCCATCGGGGCGTTCATAGCCAGCCCGGCCGCCGGCGCCGCGACGGCGGCGGTGACGCTGGTGGCGGCGCTGGCGCCACGCGGGCGGGTGCTGCTGCGGGTCGGCTCGGTCGCGGCGCTCGCCGCGGCGGCGGCCTACGTCATCGAGGTACAGGTCCGCTACGACCTGCCGGTGAACGGCTCCTGGGTCGCGGAGTTCGACAAGGTCGCGATCGTCTCATGGCTCGCGGTGCTCTTCCTCGGCGCCGACGCCACGCTCGCGCTGCTGCACGGCCGCGCCAACGGTCGCGCCGCCGCCGCGGTGGCCGTGGCCGAGGCCGGAACCGGAACCGAGGCCGAGGCAGCGCCGTCGTTGGAGGGTCCCGCCGGCACGCTCCCGCACTGACCGATGGCGGCGGGTTTGCCCATCGGTCAGCACGGAGCGTGCCCGTACGGGCACTTTACGTAGGCAGATCATGTCGCGGGCGGCCGGGAAAGGAAGCCTGCCGGGTTACCCTGCGCCGGCCGCTGGACATGGTGTGACTGACTGAAAACGGGCCGTGCCGCCGGGGGGCGGTCGAACCCGGCCTGGACCCCGGTCGGGCCGTTGGCTCCCGCCGGCACGCGGGCACGACCTGAGGCCGGCACCACGCCAAAGGCGGCGCGCAGACGCACATCCTTCGCGCTGTCCGAAGCGTCCCGGTGCGAGGAGGGCTGGTCGGATGCGAGGGAGGGGCTGGATCCGGGAGCGCGGGTTCCTCGCCGTGCTCCCGCTGGCTGGCACGCTGTTCCTGCTGCTCATGCTCACCCTGCCCCTGCCGCTGTCCTATCGGGAACCCGAGGCCTTCGGGGCTTTTCTGCTTTCCGCCGCTACTCTCTGCTATATCCTTTTCGCGCCCGACGGCGACACCCAGCGCGATGCACTGGTCGTGACGCTCGCGATGACGGCCGCGCTGACGATCGCGGTGATCGGCGTCGCGTCGCGTACGCCGCTCGCCTTCCTGGCCTGGTACCCGTGGGCCGGTGGTTACGCCGGCCTGGTGTCGCGCCGCCCCAGCCGGGTGGCCGCGCTGACCGTCGTCATCTGCCTCGCCCTGACCTGCGCGCTGGCCGCGCGCGGCGAGCTGACCGTCTACCCGTTGACCTACCTGGCCATCCTGATGAGTGCCATCGGGTCGGCGATGTTCACCTACGGGTTCTTCAGATGGGGCCGCGGCCAGGCGTTCGCCGACCCGCTGACCGGGCTGACCAACCGGGCGGGGCTCATGCACGCCGGCGAGCCAGCCATCACCGAGGCGCTGGTCGCCGGTCGCGCCCAGGCGGTGATCGTGCTGGACATCAACCGGTTCGGGGAGATCAACTCGGCGCTGGGGCACCAGGCCGGCGACGAGGCGCTGCGCGAGTATGCCGACCTGCTGCGCGAGGTGCACCCGCGGCCCGCGTTCGTCGGCCGGCTCGGGGGCGACGAGTTCGTCCTCGTGCTGTCCGGCGAGGACCAGGCCGACGACCGGGTCGAACCCGGCGGCGGATGGCTCGCGCGGCTCGGCGAGAAGGTCCTCGACCAGCTCGACGGGCCGGTGCGCATCCGCGGCATCAACATCGAGCTGGAGTCCACGGCGGGCATCGCCTCCGCGCCGCGCGACGGCGACCGGCTGTCGAAGGTGCTGCCGTGCGCGGACGCGGCGCTGGCGAACGCCAAGCGGGACGGCGCGCGCCTCGGGGTCTGGAGCGTCGGGATGGCCGGGACGGTCGGCGTGCGCTCCTGGGAGCTGGCCCTGCACGCCGAGCTGCGCAACGCGATCGCCAAGGGCGAGCTCGTGATGTACTACCAGCCGGTACAGGAGGCCGCGACCGGCCGGATCGCCGGCGCCGAGGCGCTGATGCGCTGGTGCCACCCGGAGCGCGGGCTGCTGCCACCCGGCTCGTTCCTGCCGATGGCCGAGCGCTCCTCACTGATCATCGGCCTGACCTGGTGGGAGCTGGACGAGGTGCTCGCCCAGTGTGCCCGGTGGGTCAGGGCCGGCCTGCGCCTCCCCGTCTCGGCCAACCTGTCCGCGCGGATGCTCGTCATCGACGACCTGCCCGGCAAGGTCGCCCGCCGGCTGGAACATCACGGCCTGCCGCCGGAGATGCTCACCCTGGAGATCACCGAGAGCGCGCTGGTCTCCCAGCCGGCGCGCGCCGCCGCCATGCTTGGCGAGCTGCGGACCGCGGGCGTGAAGCTCTCGCTCGACGACTTCGGCACCGGCTACAGCTCGATGGAGATCCTCAAGGCGCTCCCGTTCGACGAGATGAAGATCGACAAGAGCTTCGTGGCGGACGCCCGCGGCAGCCTGCCGGACGTCGCGATCGTGCGGTCGGTGGTCGACCTCGGCCACCGGCTGGGCCTGCGCGTCGTCGGCGAGGGCGTCGAGGACGAGCAGTCGGCCAGGATGCTCACCGAGCTCGGCTGCGACCTCCTGCAGGGCGACGTGCTCTCGCCGCCGCTGCCGGCCGAGGAGCTGGAGATCCTGCTGGCCCGCGGTGTGGACGTCCGACAGGTCCACGCCGACCAGCCTCGGCCCGCCGGTCATGACGCGCCGCCGGGGTCAGGCGGAGCCGAGGTCGGCACCCGTGGCGGCACCGGCGGCGATGCCTGGCGCACGCCCGGCCGCGGCCCGCTGACCGCCGCCTGGGGCGATCCCCGCCAGGCCCAGGCGGACGCGACGCGCGCGGACGCCGCGCGCCTGGCGGGGCGCGCGGTGGCCGGCGTCGCCCCGTCCAGCAACGGGCACCGGACCGGCGAGCGGGCCGAGTCCGCCGGGGCCAGCCAGGCGCGGGCACCGGGCCGTCACGAGCCGGAGCCGAAGGCCTCGGAGGAGGCGATCAGGACCTGGGAGCGGACCGGGCTGGTCGCCCCCAAACCGCCGGACGAGCCGAGCCGGCTCTCCGCCCTGCGTCGGTACCGGATCCTCGACACCGCGCCCGAGCCGGAGTTCGACGCTCTCGTCACCCTCGCCGCCCAGCTCGCCGACTGTGGCTTCGGCTATCTGACGTTCATCGATTCTGATCGGGAATGGCTCAAGGCCAGTCACGGCGTCCAGCCGACGGAGCTCCGCGCCCGGGTCGGCGCGGGGTCGCACATCGTCGCCGATGGCCGATACCTGGAGATCCAGGACTGTTCCCGCGACCTGCGCTACGCGCACCTGGCCAGGCTGGAGCCACAGGTTGTGACCTTCTTCGCCGGCGCACCGCTGCGGACCGCCGACGGCCACGTGATCGGCGCCCTGTGCGTCTCCGACCGGGTGCCGCGCCGGCTCACCACCGGTCAGCGGACCGCGCTGGACACCCTTGCCAGGCACGCCATGAGCCTGCTGGACGCCCGGCTCCAGCGGATGCTGCTCGCGGAGGCGGGCGCCGGGCTGGAACAGCTCGAGACGTTCTGGCACCACCATGACCTGACGGCCGCGGCCACCCTGTGCGCGGACGTCGTGCGGACGCTGGCCCACGCCGACGCGGTCGCCGTGATGCTGCCCGAGCTGCCCGGCTCGACCGTCTTCCGCGCCGCCGGCGTGTCCGTCGTCGAAGGGACGCTGCCGCTGACGGAGATCGGAGTGCGCGCGACCAGCGACGACGAGAAGGCGATCCGCGAGCTGGCGTCCGCGACCGGTCCGGTTTTCATCCCGGACGCGGAGACGCACCCGATGATCCCGACCGAGAAGGTGCGCGGACTGGGGATCGCGTCCGCGCT
Above is a window of Pseudofrankia saprophytica DNA encoding:
- a CDS encoding alpha-(1->3)-arabinofuranosyltransferase domain-containing protein; the protein is MTLTTQDPGGPSGPTGPGGGDAAGTAAVTTDEASAPTPATARTSPIADLPDRLRQSGRDPAADPAGTPESAGAAPGADDRRGWRGWRPPRPSWATLLLAAVAYLPLLRTSPGRIGADTKAYLYLDPGRLLRRAVSMWDPDVGMGTVTHQNIGYLFPQGLWYYVLDVVGLPDWVAQRLWTGTILFVAGAGVLFLLRSFGWPDRYSVVAAFGYMLTPYSLEYEARISAILLPYAGLGWFIGITVRGLREAREGKGSWRGADAWRWPAAFALVVTSVGSINASSLILIMLAPILWVPFAIWGTREATPRAAAGLIGRAVILTILANAWWVAGLYTQAGYGLNVLAFTETVKTVASSSQASEVLRGLGNWFFYGEDALGPWITPAVGYTQALWLLAVSFAVPLLGLAAASLIRWGHRAYFVGLVVLGTTVAVGVYPYDDPSPLGRFFRDFAEGSTAGLALRSLPRAAPLVVLGLSVLLAGALAAFTERSVARAAALRSPAGAGGAGRRAGGRRRRQGMTFRPRPGAVLPTAVTVVVLVLLALDMAPLFRGQFLESGLQRPENVPEYEQALADALGAKGNATRVLELPGSDFAHYRWGSTLDSVTYGLMDRPTIQRELVPYGEAGSVDLVRSLDRRLQEGVFETSSLYDVARLMGVGDVVLRGNNQYERFRGPRPRADWELFTTPLPNGLEKPTTYGPPVSETTTIPYLDEITLGTDPAVPDPPTLADFAVKDPTPIVRSATTGRPLLVSGNGEALVDAAASGLLSDVIDNNRAVLYTAALAGDPDGLHQALADGAELLVSDSNRLRAERWTGIRENFGYVEQPGVPALAKDPDDNRLPLFPDQDTSNQTVAVLTAPGEQAQVAAVTASSYGNTFAYGPADRPVHAIDADPTTAWRVGAFTDPAGERWQTTLAAPTTTDHVRLVQPLTGPRNRWITKVTLTFDGGAPVTADLIDGSRTGQGQVITFPKRTFKTLTIQVDATNFGKQKSYDGLSAVGLAEVEIPKADGKPAVAQDLLRMPTDLLATAGQGSLDHPLVLTMTRDRANPAEPFKEDTESTIARVFSLPTDRTFSLTGTARLSAYASDDLIDKLLGRPAGPPLVDSSGRLPGDIEARGSAAFDGDTATAWSPGFGDQTGNWLQLTSLDDVTLSTAKVTLVTDGRHSVPTRLGVEVDGQRAGTVDVPPVADATGQRGATTTVTLPLPVGQGHQIRFVVDAVRPVTTTDTISGSTLTMPVGIAEIELPGVSGTGQTASNAQLPADFTSDCRTDLLTVDGQPVGVRINGTTKDASGRLGLDLRTCGTPVHLTAGDHVVRTANGAKTGIDLDRLVLASDMGGTTWPDATSINALDTSREQRTADLAARSGTAAGAAAPAAPAVKVEVAGATTVVLTVTGAKPGTPFWLVLGQSLSPGWHGKIDENTDIGSPQLVDAYANGWRIDPTSESFKVQLTWTPQRVVFAALTVSVVTVVLCLALLGVTGRRRRRAGWPGPVRDLPLLDRPFAATPRLPLGQVVLLVLATAAIGAFIASPAAGAATAAVTLVAALAPRGRVLLRVGSVAALAAAAAYVIEVQVRYDLPVNGSWVAEFDKVAIVSWLAVLFLGADATLALLHGRANGRAAAAVAVAEAGTGTEAEAAPSLEGPAGTLPH
- a CDS encoding GDP-mannose 4,6-dehydratase, which encodes MPRALITGITGQDGLYLGELLTAKGYEVFGLVRGQSNPKVATVERIIPGVQLLEGDLTDLSSLIGAVEISQPDEVYNLGAISFVGLSWKQAELTGETTGMGVLRILEALRITAGSDVSRMRFYQASSSEMFGKVRETPQRETTPFHPRSPYGVAKTFGHYLTVNYRESYDMFACSGMLFNHESPRRGIEFVTRKVTRAVARIALGLQDSITLGNLESRRDWGFAGDYVDAMWRMLQQDEPDDFVIATGETHSIRELLQAAFARVGIDDWEPYVKQDPRFFRPAEVDLLVGDPSKAMDKLGWKPTVTFTALVDMMVDADLALERETAGQALTIR
- a CDS encoding glycosyltransferase family 4 protein; this translates as MSALDEGMGRSGITGQLGAPGRLGSAVGLVEPRKAPWIEVREPTLAELVERSGVRRVHMLAWRDLDDPEAGGSELHADQVAAAWAAAGVDVSMRTAHAPGHLETATRNGYSVVRKAGRYMVFPRSAISGALGHGGPWDGLVEIWNGMPFFSPVWAPCPRVVFLHHVHGEMWRMVLKPPLAKIGETLESTIAPPLYRRTRMLTLSESSRHEIIEMLGLPPANISVIPPGIDGRYAPLGERSPHPLVLAVGRLVPVKRFDLLIDALVRLRQQHPTMEATIVGEGYERPALEAQIRAANATDWLKLAGRVDDEGLLALYRRAWVLTSASAREGWGMTITEAAACGTPSVATNIAGHTDAVADGLSGLLVEPRDLAGALGRVLGDQELRDRLVAGALAHAATFTWANTARQTYAALVQEAAKHSRRAPRPGGLDRLHGPLR